In Deinococcus proteolyticus MRP, a single genomic region encodes these proteins:
- the icmF gene encoding fused isobutyryl-CoA mutase/GTPase IcmF, whose protein sequence is MTTLDRQPDTAMTGLHPAHGRLRFVTAASLFDGHDASINIMRRILQSQGAEVIHLAHNRSVDEVVNTAIQEDAHGIAVSSYQGGHVEYFRYMRELLDERGAGHIQVFGGGGGVIVPAEIRELQEAGVIIYSPEDGQRLGLVGMIEDVMRRAAAAARPPAPPLEVLAQGSARELARYISALEDGTLPAEERTRLEAQAAGIGTPVLGITGTGGAGKSSLTDELISRIRLDQHDSKRVAVISIDPSRRKSGGALLGDRIRMNAIDTPQVYMRSLATREAGSEISAALPGVIAACKVAGFDLIIVETSGIGQGDAAITPHVDLSLYVMTPEFGAASQLEKIDMLDFADLVAINKFDRRGAQDAQRDVGKQLQRNREAWEKMPADMPVYGTQASLFNDDGVTALYFGVKDALAERGHSWAEGKLTRPDGKASTRTHEIVPASRARYLAEIAETVRGYHAETEAQAGLAREVQDLRHAQQLSGADLSAQIAEREGQLSPESRQLLEAWPQTQDDYAGDEMVTQVRGREIRTELTTVSLSGLHIPKVALPRLSDHGDLLRFLRAENLPGRFPFTAGVFPFKREGEDPTRMFAGEGDAARTNRRFRLISEGMPAKRLSTAFDSVTLYGQDPDPRPDIYGKVGTSGVSIATLDDMRVLFDGFDLSDPSTSVSMTINGPAPTILAMYLNVAIEKDAAKFAEREGREPTEQERAELRAETLRQVRGTVQADILKEDQGQNTCIFSTEFSLKVMGDIQEYFVQNEVRNFYSVSISGYHIAEAGANPITQLAFTLANGFTYVESYLARGMQIDDFAPNLSFFFSNGMDPEYSVMGRVARRIWAVAMREKYGAAERSQKLKYHVQTSGRSLHAQEMDFNDIRTTLQALIAIYDNTNSLHTNAYDEAITTPSAESVRRALAIQLIINREWGAAKNQNPNQGSFFFEQLTDMVEEAVLAEFERLSERGGVLGAMETGYQRGRIQEESMLYEHRKHDGTLPIIGVNTFLNPNPAEAPELELARGTEEEKQAALQRLQHFQAEHAAEAPAMLERLQQAVLDGENVFAVLMDAVRVCSLGQITNALFEVGGQYRRNM, encoded by the coding sequence ATGACCACACTTGACCGTCAGCCCGACACCGCCATGACCGGCCTGCACCCCGCGCATGGCCGCCTGCGCTTCGTAACCGCCGCCAGCCTGTTCGACGGGCACGACGCTTCCATCAACATCATGCGGCGCATCCTGCAAAGCCAGGGTGCCGAAGTGATTCACCTGGCCCACAACCGCAGTGTGGACGAGGTGGTGAACACGGCCATTCAGGAAGATGCCCACGGCATTGCGGTGAGCAGCTATCAGGGCGGGCATGTGGAGTATTTCCGGTACATGCGCGAACTGCTGGACGAGCGCGGCGCCGGGCACATTCAGGTGTTCGGTGGGGGCGGGGGCGTGATTGTGCCGGCCGAAATCCGCGAGTTGCAGGAAGCCGGAGTCATCATCTATTCGCCTGAGGACGGCCAGCGGCTGGGACTGGTGGGCATGATCGAGGACGTGATGCGCCGCGCCGCCGCTGCTGCGCGCCCACCCGCACCGCCGCTGGAAGTGCTGGCGCAGGGAAGCGCCCGTGAACTGGCCCGCTACATTTCCGCGCTGGAAGACGGCACCCTGCCCGCTGAGGAGCGCACGCGGCTGGAGGCTCAGGCGGCCGGTATCGGGACGCCGGTGCTGGGCATCACCGGGACCGGGGGCGCGGGCAAGTCCAGCCTGACCGACGAGCTGATTTCGCGTATTCGGCTGGACCAGCACGACTCCAAGCGGGTGGCGGTCATTTCCATTGACCCGTCGCGGCGCAAGTCGGGCGGCGCCCTGCTGGGCGACCGTATCCGCATGAACGCGATTGACACGCCGCAGGTGTACATGCGCTCGCTGGCGACCCGCGAGGCCGGCAGCGAAATCAGCGCGGCGCTGCCGGGCGTGATTGCGGCCTGTAAGGTGGCGGGTTTCGACCTGATTATCGTGGAGACTTCGGGCATCGGGCAGGGGGACGCGGCCATTACCCCGCACGTGGACCTCAGCCTGTACGTGATGACGCCGGAGTTCGGCGCGGCCAGCCAGCTGGAAAAAATCGACATGCTGGACTTTGCCGACCTGGTCGCCATCAACAAGTTTGACCGCCGGGGCGCCCAGGATGCCCAGCGGGACGTGGGCAAGCAGCTGCAGCGCAACCGCGAAGCCTGGGAGAAGATGCCCGCCGATATGCCGGTGTACGGCACCCAGGCCAGCCTGTTCAACGACGACGGCGTGACCGCGCTGTATTTCGGCGTGAAGGACGCTCTGGCGGAGCGCGGCCACAGCTGGGCCGAAGGCAAGCTGACCCGCCCGGACGGCAAGGCCAGCACCCGCACCCATGAGATTGTCCCGGCCAGCCGCGCCCGCTACCTGGCCGAGATTGCCGAGACGGTGCGCGGCTACCACGCCGAGACCGAGGCCCAAGCAGGGCTGGCCCGCGAAGTGCAGGACCTGCGCCATGCCCAGCAGCTGAGCGGCGCGGACCTGAGTGCCCAGATTGCCGAGCGCGAGGGGCAGCTGAGTCCGGAAAGCCGCCAGCTGCTGGAGGCTTGGCCGCAGACCCAGGACGACTACGCCGGCGACGAGATGGTGACCCAGGTGCGTGGCCGCGAGATTCGCACCGAGCTGACCACGGTCAGCCTCAGCGGGCTGCACATTCCCAAGGTGGCCCTGCCGCGCCTGAGCGACCACGGCGACCTGCTGCGCTTCCTGCGTGCGGAAAACCTGCCAGGCCGTTTTCCCTTCACGGCGGGCGTGTTCCCCTTCAAGCGTGAGGGCGAAGACCCCACCCGCATGTTCGCGGGCGAGGGCGACGCGGCCCGCACCAACCGGCGCTTCCGGCTGATTTCGGAAGGGATGCCCGCCAAGCGCCTGAGTACGGCCTTCGATTCGGTCACGCTGTACGGCCAGGACCCTGATCCTCGCCCCGACATCTACGGCAAGGTGGGCACCAGCGGCGTGAGTATCGCCACGCTGGACGACATGCGGGTGCTGTTTGACGGTTTTGACCTGAGCGACCCCAGCACCTCGGTCAGCATGACCATCAACGGCCCGGCGCCCACCATCCTGGCGATGTACCTGAATGTGGCGATTGAAAAGGACGCTGCCAAGTTTGCCGAGCGCGAGGGCCGCGAACCCACCGAGCAGGAGCGCGCCGAGCTGCGGGCCGAAACGCTGCGGCAGGTGCGCGGGACCGTGCAGGCCGACATTCTCAAGGAGGACCAGGGCCAGAACACCTGTATCTTCAGCACCGAATTCAGCCTCAAGGTGATGGGCGACATTCAGGAATACTTCGTGCAGAACGAGGTCCGCAACTTCTACTCGGTCAGCATCAGCGGGTATCACATCGCGGAGGCCGGGGCCAACCCGATTACCCAGCTGGCCTTTACGCTCGCCAACGGCTTTACCTACGTGGAAAGTTACCTGGCGCGGGGAATGCAGATTGACGATTTCGCGCCCAATCTCAGTTTCTTCTTTTCCAACGGCATGGACCCGGAATACTCGGTGATGGGCCGGGTAGCCCGCCGTATCTGGGCCGTGGCGATGCGGGAAAAGTACGGAGCCGCCGAGCGCAGCCAGAAGCTGAAGTACCACGTGCAGACCTCGGGCCGGTCGCTGCATGCGCAGGAGATGGACTTCAACGATATCCGCACCACCCTGCAGGCATTGATTGCCATCTACGACAACACCAACAGCCTGCACACCAACGCCTACGACGAGGCAATTACCACCCCCAGCGCCGAGAGCGTGCGGCGGGCGCTGGCGATTCAGCTGATCATCAACCGCGAGTGGGGCGCGGCCAAGAACCAGAACCCCAACCAGGGCAGTTTCTTCTTCGAACAGCTCACCGACATGGTCGAAGAAGCCGTGCTGGCCGAGTTCGAGCGCCTCTCCGAGCGCGGCGGCGTGCTGGGCGCGATGGAAACCGGCTACCAGCGCGGGCGGATTCAGGAAGAGTCCATGCTGTACGAGCACCGCAAGCACGACGGCACCCTGCCTATCATCGGGGTGAACACCTTCCTGAATCCCAACCCCGCCGAAGCCCCCGAGCTGGAGTTGGCACGCGGCACCGAAGAGGAGAAGCAAGCGGCGCTGCAGCGGCTGCAGCACTTCCAGGCCGAGCATGCCGCCGAAGCACCCGCCATGTTGGAACGGCTGCAACAGGCCGTGCTGGACGGCGAGAACGTGTTCGCTGTGCTGATGGACGCGGTGCGGGTCTGCTCGCTGGGGCAGATTACGAACGCGCTGTTCGAGGTGGGCGGGCAGTACCGCCGCAACATGTGA
- a CDS encoding glycerol-3-phosphate dehydrogenase/oxidase produces MTQHTSDPRTAQLQAATQSREWDFIVVGGGASGLGTAVEAATRGYSVLLLEGHDYAKGTSSRSTKLVHGGVRYLAQGNVSLVREALHERGLLRKNAPHLVHDLEFVVPGYTWWSAPFYGIGLKMYDLLAGKLNLGSSRYLDKQAALHRIPTLQNEGLTGGILYFDGQFDDARLAITLLRTLEDFGGVALNHAPVTGLIKDGGQVRGVRFRDEETGQEHAARARVVVNATGVWVDDVRKMEDPSIKPMLSPSQGVHVVVDRKFLPGNSAIMIPRTDDGRVLFAVPWHDHVVIGTTDTAVPDTSFEPRPLPEEIDFILRTAGRYMSPAPTRDDVKSVYVGLRPLVKPADASDTKAISRDHTVVISDGGLVTLTGGKWTTYRRMGEDTVNKAEKVAGLPGRVSTTQALHLHGWSDEEQPDHWKVYGTDAWRIQELPGADQPLHPALPYTEAEVRWAARFESARTVEDVLARRLRAQLLDARASMEAAPRVAALLAEELGQDEAWQRQQVQEYREVTQGYLLPTQS; encoded by the coding sequence ATGACCCAGCACACTTCTGACCCCCGCACCGCCCAGCTGCAGGCCGCAACCCAGAGCCGCGAGTGGGACTTTATCGTGGTGGGCGGCGGCGCTTCGGGCCTGGGCACGGCCGTGGAAGCCGCCACCCGAGGCTACTCGGTGCTGCTGCTAGAAGGCCACGACTACGCCAAAGGCACGTCCAGCCGCTCTACCAAGCTGGTCCACGGCGGCGTGCGCTACCTGGCCCAGGGCAACGTGAGCCTGGTGCGCGAGGCCCTGCACGAGCGCGGGCTGCTGCGCAAAAATGCCCCGCACCTGGTCCACGACCTGGAATTCGTGGTGCCCGGCTACACCTGGTGGTCGGCGCCCTTTTACGGCATCGGGTTGAAGATGTACGACCTGCTGGCCGGCAAACTGAACCTGGGCAGCTCGCGCTATCTGGACAAGCAAGCAGCGCTGCACCGCATTCCCACCCTGCAAAATGAGGGCCTGACCGGCGGCATCCTGTACTTCGACGGGCAGTTCGACGACGCCCGGCTGGCGATTACGCTGCTGCGCACGCTGGAAGACTTCGGCGGCGTGGCCCTGAACCACGCGCCCGTGACCGGACTGATCAAGGACGGAGGCCAGGTGCGCGGCGTGCGCTTCCGCGACGAGGAAACCGGCCAGGAGCATGCAGCCCGTGCCAGGGTCGTGGTCAACGCCACCGGCGTATGGGTGGACGATGTCCGCAAGATGGAAGACCCCAGCATCAAGCCCATGCTTTCGCCCAGTCAGGGCGTGCATGTGGTGGTGGACCGGAAGTTCCTCCCCGGCAACAGCGCCATCATGATTCCCCGCACCGACGATGGGCGGGTCCTGTTCGCCGTGCCCTGGCACGACCACGTGGTGATTGGCACCACCGACACAGCCGTGCCCGACACGTCCTTTGAGCCGCGCCCGCTGCCCGAGGAAATCGACTTTATCCTGCGGACCGCCGGCCGCTACATGAGTCCAGCCCCCACCCGTGACGACGTGAAAAGCGTATACGTGGGCCTGCGCCCGCTGGTGAAACCTGCCGACGCCAGCGATACCAAAGCCATCAGCCGTGACCACACCGTGGTGATTTCGGACGGCGGCCTGGTCACGCTGACCGGCGGCAAATGGACCACCTACCGCCGCATGGGCGAGGACACCGTGAACAAGGCCGAAAAGGTGGCGGGACTGCCGGGCCGTGTCAGCACCACCCAGGCCCTGCACCTGCACGGCTGGAGCGACGAGGAGCAGCCGGACCACTGGAAGGTGTATGGCACCGACGCGTGGCGCATCCAGGAGCTGCCCGGCGCGGACCAGCCCCTGCACCCGGCCCTGCCCTACACCGAAGCCGAAGTGCGCTGGGCCGCCCGCTTTGAAAGCGCCCGCACCGTGGAAGACGTGCTGGCCCGCCGCCTGCGTGCCCAGCTGCTGGACGCCCGCGCCAGCATGGAAGCCGCTCCCCGCGTGGCCGCGCTGCTGGCCGAGGAACTGGGCCAGGACGAAGCCTGGCAGCGCCAGCAAGTGCAGGAATACCGCGAGGTGACCCAGGGTTACCTGCTCCCCACCCAGAGCTGA